One part of the Ziziphus jujuba cultivar Dongzao chromosome 2, ASM3175591v1 genome encodes these proteins:
- the LOC107419534 gene encoding NAC domain-containing protein 54 translates to MAPVGLPPGFRFHPTDEELVNYYLKRKISGQEIELDIIPEVDLYKCEPWELAEKSFLPSRDPEWYFFGPRDRKYPNGFRTNRATRAGYWKSTGKDRRVTSQSRAIGMKKTLVYYRGRAPQGIRTDWVMHEYRLDDKECEDNSGIQDSYALCRVFKKNGICSEIEEQGQCNISFMESSTTQGVVINECETMSPDQAQMASSSCVEEEDKDDSWMQFITDDAWCSSNAANIGAEDISRVAFTN, encoded by the exons ATGGCGCCGGTGGGATTACCTCCGGGTTTCAGGTTCCATCCCACCGATGAAGAGCTTGTCAATTACTATCTCAAGAGGAAAATCAGTGGCCAAGAGATTGAACTTGATATTATTCCTGAAGTTGATCTCTACAAATGTGAGCCTTGGGAATTAGCAG AAAAATCATTTTTGCCAAGTAGAGACCCGGAGTGGTACTTCTTTGGACCAAGGGATAGAAAGTACCCTAATGGGTTCAGAACAAATAGAGCAACAAGAGCTGGATATTGGAAGTCTACCGGTAAAGATAGAAGGGTAACAAGCCAGAGTAGAGCAATTGGGATGAAGAAGACGTTGGTTTACTACAGAGGGAGAGCACCACAGGGGATTAGAACCGATTGGGTAATGCATGAATATCGTCTTGATGACAAAGAGTGTGAAGACAATTCTGGCATTCAG GATTCATATGCACTGTGTAGGGTGTTCAAGAAAAATGGAATCTGCTCAGAGATTGAAGAACAAGGACAATGTAATATATCATTCATGGAAAGCAGTACCACACAAGGAGTGGTAATCAATGAGTGTGAAACAATGTCTCCAGATCAGGCTCAAATGGCATCTTCTTCATGTgtggaagaagaagataaagatgATTCATGGATGCAGTTCATCACAGATGATGCATGGTGTTCTTCTAATGCTGCTAATATTGGAGCTGAAGATATTTCTCGTGTGGCtttcacaaattaa